From Branchiostoma lanceolatum isolate klBraLanc5 chromosome 16, klBraLanc5.hap2, whole genome shotgun sequence:
tgaTTAAATTGATTAATCAATGACTGAAGAGATGgatggatgattgattgataattgaTCGATGATTGTCTTCAACCTTTTGCTAATTGTTCAGTCCCACCGTAGTatccgcggcgactgttggggGGCTTCtcttacttgcagtcttatacattagccctatgtataagactgcaagtaagagaagccctccaacagtcgccgcggctaccaCCGTACCTGGTTGAAGCGGTGGTACATGGCTTAGTCTACCGGACTGAATTTTTTCCAAGCACTTTTTAAGTTCACTTTTTAACAAAGCTGCTTGGGGAAGATAAGAATATCCCAGGGGGAAACGGATTATATGCTACACAGAAAAGTATGTTAACTCCTGTCTCTGAAAGATGATTAAAAAGCATGTGATAATTTGTCCGCAATCCATCTCCGATGAAATTCAAATTCAGCGAAAGTACACACCAAACGCAGCTATGTGGGTCACCAGGCGACAAAACCGGTGGATCGGACTAGTCCGAGAAAAGGCCTCCCAGGTCGATCAACCTTCTCACGCCACAAAATACTCCAAACAATAGGCTTTTTTTGGTGGAATTTAAGGAAAGAATCTTTGTACAAATCACCTGCCTTATACAAAACTGCGGGTGACCTCGTACATGATATTACGCAATCAATTTGAACTCTGACCCGGAATCTTACATTACGCCATTGGCGGAGGGGCGGCTTTAATTAAATACGAGTATGATAAGTTTTCTAGCAGCTTAAACACTTTTAAACATTCAACGAAAAGGACCACAGCAACGTTTAATTGAAATACAATATTCTATAAGCTTTTGTTAAAGGCAAATAAAATTATAATCCCCTCCAAAAACTTCTTGCGGACTACATATTTTCCGTACTGCGCATGTGCACTGCGGAAACCCCTGGCAACGGTGGTCTCTCACCACCGTTTATTACACTCACACCGCAGTTCGGGATGACGTCAGGAGAAAGTTTGAAAAGATGGCGGAATCCGTGAATCCTGAAGATGCCGTGGCCAACGGCTGGATCCTGGAGTTCGTCTGCTACACGACTTGGAAAGAGTTTGTAGCTGGCGACGATTGTTTCTACCAAGGCAGGGACTTTCTGCAAGGTCTGAGTTTGCGCTGTTGTTGTCTAAACTCTAATTACTCTAACGTAAACTCATGtgtgtctgatctgactgtcaaCACGATAAATTATACGATCCAGGTTTTTTAAGCTGGTCAAAGACTGGAAATAATCCCTTTTGTATGCATGACTTGCTCTTCACACACGAGAGGTCATAGTTTAAACTCAAGGATCCACTGGTGAAGAGTAGACTTAGAGGGCAGTCATTTCAGAACTGAAAtggaagttgttgttgttttgagtaAATTTGGAAGTTGGAACTTCTTATCACAGCTTGCTGAAACTGTTTTACAGTAACACTTGATGGCGTTTGCAAGCATGGTACTGGAAGATCTTTTAATATAGATATGTGGGactagtgtgtgtatgtgttttcatTTGATATTTATAAGTTTATAACGGGAGAAGAGAAAGAATGTTGTCCATGTTtagtgtctatttttccgctgtGCACCACAAAGAAGATTTCATCatgcatcaaacaaacaaacaaaaaatcatggtTGTGCTGGCTTCGTCTGTGAGGTCAGATCTTACAAGCAGATTTCATATATCAACTCTCACATGATTTATGGATAAATGTGCAAAGAATTGCTTTGTTATAATTTAGAAAAGATAATGAAATCCACAGATTTAGTTGTGTTAGATAGCCTTTATTTCTTAGTGAGTAGAATTTAAAgatctattttgtatttctattttgttgaTTGTTGTTGACCATATATATAAGTTGctgtaatttttgttgtgtcaataaagcttctCAGAAAAACGTTTTTATTTGCCATCTTTTATAGTCACATATAATTTGTACTAGTAGCAGGGCGACCACATTTTGCGTAATTGCATTCCTTGACGTAGGGGGTTCTGCTGAAGTCAGCGTGAAACGTTGTcggaaccccccatgcagaccctcaccaGTGTCCCTGTGTTCCCCAGGTCTGTTAGCGCGGAGTGTGGAGTCGTCCCCCGAGAGGCAGCGAAGGGTCAAACTCATCCAGCTGCTGTGTCGCCTGGCCGACGGGAGAGACCACGGCATACGGTACTTTCACTTTTTATTTCTCACTTTCATTAAGAAGCCCATAGTGTTTTTGGATTATGTAGGAGAATGAACTTCAAGTTTAGGAACTGTTTCTTGATTTGGTATTGGAAGTAACTTTACAGTTTACATTATTAGTGATTATTGAATGGAGTGTTTCTTGAATAGGTTATTTATTTACATCGTGCTTATTTTTAGAATTAGATAATGATTGTATCAATATTGCAATAAACTACAATTTTCGGAAACAGGTAATCAGACCACACTTGATCAGGTAAGTGTGGCATTAGTAGGTTTGTTTACTGACTCAGAAACTGCTCCCCTCTTTATTTAAGATACGATGAAGACGGTGACATCACTGCTTTAGAGTCCTCGCTCCCGATCTTTGACGCTCTGGTGGAAACAGCGGACCTCCCTGCCGACCAAGTGGCACATGCCAGGGGACTGATGAAGGTATGACGTATATTCTAACCCCCAATCGTTATGATGTCTACCTTCTTTGCATGTTGTTTTCGCTACGTTTCTTCCTTCTCCCTTCCAATCAAATTGTGCTCAGTTGTGCTCTGTTTATATACAACAAGGCATAATTCAGGATATAGGaggctctttgtacacaaccaggtatagttctcacctgctaacgtttcgatgtttgggacagtgttctcaccgcaatagcaccacctacatcggctacttatagcggtgagaaacagcactccagtcagaagctctgaagaaggtgtctgatagacatcgaaacgttagcaggtgagaactatacctggttgtgtacaaagaacctcccatatcctatattctaccaacctgatgaaattattttcggaaggcaTAATTCAGTCCCTGGCTGCTAGTCTCCTgtttttaacaataaacaattgattgattgacaggtgcagAGTGTGCTGGTGTGTTGCCGTGACAACGACTTCGAGGCTGCGGAGGAAGTGTTCCAGAGAGTCTGGCCAGCCGGGAGTAAGCAGAGCGCAAAGGACAAGAAACTTCGCACGGAGGTGGGCTGTCATTagatgaatgaacaaatgaatggtttattgaatcATGAGTGAATAAGTGAATAAAGgaatggtttattgaatgaaggaatggtttattaaatgaatgaatgaataaatgaatgaatagtttattgaattattgaataaatgaatggtttattgaatcATTAGTGAATAAGTGAATAAAGgaatggtttattgaatgaatggatgaaggaATGGTTTattagatgaataaataaatgaatgaatggtttattgaataaatgaatggtttattgaatcATTAGTGAATAAGTGAATGAAGGAATGGtttgttgaatgaatgaatgaaggaaggaaggtttATTACTTATAATattagatgaatgaataaatgaatgaatagttTATTGAAtgagtgaataaatgaatggtttattaaatgaatgaaaagtaTATTGCAGCCATAAGCTGTTTCTGATAAGGGTACTGTGCagaaagtaaattttatggcCAGCTGACTTGGTATTAATTCAAGAATTTCTCTTAGAATGTTGGTGTTTCGTCAACCTCCTTCGTTCACCttggtgtgttggtgtgtaGTTTGTAGAATGTTCCATGCCTAAACATATTATTAACAGATCCCAAACACTCTCATCTGGGGTTCTCTGTGCCTTTGGTGTATAGGTGTAGTCTGTAGCTTCTGTTATGTGGTAGAATGTTCAAAACTGATAGTtttcttccgaaaataatttcatcaggttggtagaacataggatatttggagttttttttaacgcaaccaggtaatctcacctgctgacctttcggtgtctgtcagacaccttcttcaccTCCTTctaccgaaacgtcagcaggtgagattacctggttgtgttaaaagaaattcCAAACTGATAGTTTGCTGATATTTCCAGGTTAACGCAGTGCTGAAGTCCAGGAACCCTCACCACCCCGTCATACAGAACCGATGTCCCTACGACCAGTTTCTACAGATCATGGCGGACTTCCTTCATGGCACAGGTAGAAGGTTCCATACTGATACGAGTTTGTTCGTGTTTACAGGTTAACGCAGTGCTTAAGTCCAGGAACCCGCACCACCCCATCATACAGAACCGATGTCCCTACGACCAGTTACTACAGATCATGGCGGACTTCCTTCATGGCACTGGTAGCATGTTCCATACTGATACTAGTGTGTTCGTGTTTGCAGGTTAGCGCAGTGCTGAAGTCCAGGAACCCGCACCACCCCATCATACAGAACCGATGTCCCTACGACCAGTCCCTACAGATCATGGCAGACTTCCTTCATGGCACAGGTAGAATGTTCCATACTGATACCAGTTTGTTCGTGTTTGCAGGTTAACGCAGTGCTGAAGTCCAGGAACCCGCATCACCCCGTCATACAGAACCGATGTCCCTACGACCAGTTTCTACAGATCATGGCAGACTTCCTCCAGCCGATAGTCGACGACTTCAACTCGCCATTTTTACTGAAAGCTGCGCAGCGAGTGGTGAGGGATAGGTAAGAAGAGCTCCCCCATGCCTTACTAGTATTTAGTTCGCTTACTTAACAACAAATAATCACAGAATAGCAGTAACACTTAGCCCCAGTGCACAGtgaaaccagtcagtattgccctgatgcagatgacagacagtcttcgaaacgttggctcatgtAAAGACATGGTTGTGACTAAAGAACTTTGCTACTCAATCATTcaccagcctgatgaaattattcaccgAACAAATTATCACAGTGGGAACAGACTAGTTTTCTTCAAGTGCCATTTTAGATTTTTGTATGTGCATGAAGTTTTCATTAAATTCAAAGTGTAGTTAAGTCAAGTCTAGCTCAATCTGTATTACACAAACTTTTTAAAGCATTATTGATGTTTTTATAATGTATGTCCAAGACATCAGTtgtattttccttgtgttttgtaagatactgtaaatgtagaaggTTTATGTTTTCCCCTCCTGTCCCTTGTCTACCGGtgctattgtctcaaacgtgagcttaaaaccaccgcgaacactccattttctccctaccgcaaaattaaaaccacttgaacttaaatgtatttttacagtattgtacTGTAAGTGTtcgcaattcagcttttagtCGCCATGTAACACTTGTCCTtaataaaacattcattcattcatataggATTAAAGCTGCTGACAGCACAGAGTCCGAAGTCTTAGAATCCGAGAGTGACTCGGACGCTTACGAGACGCCTTCCGAGAACGAGACGCATCCCGAGGGAGAGGAATTCGTCTTCAGGTCGCGCCGGCTTCTTCGGGAATGCTTCATGGTCATGGCCAAGGAGGAGAGGTCAAGTGCAGAGTGGAGGAAAGACATCGTCGATTACGACTACAGCAACCTGGCGAGGGATCTGAGTCAGACCCAGGACGCAACAGCATCGAAGTCTACTGTCAGGAGAAGCCCACGGAAACACAGaccaacagaagaagaagaaaagtcaGAGCCTGAGGCAAGTAATAATGATAAGACTACAAGCCAGAGCCGACCTAAGGAAATGCAGACCCAGGCAAAAGCATCGAAGTCTACGGTCAGGACAAGTCCGAGGAAACACAagcaaacagaagaagaagaaatgtccGAGCCTGAGGCAAGTAAGGCTAAGAGCCGACCTAAAAAACAGACTGCATCGGAAGGTACAACAGCCCAGGGCTTGATTCCATCAGATTCAgagcggaaacacagacaaactgaagaagaagaaacaccaGAGCCGGAGGCAACTAAAAGCCTGAGGCAACCTAAGAAACAGACAGCATCGGAAGGTGCAACAGCCCAGGGCTTGATTCCACTTCCTGAAGAACTTACTAACAGACTCACAAACGGCCAGACTGAAAAACGGAAACACAGAGACAGTGAGGAAGACTGGCACAGAGATCCCGTAATGAACGATCAACCGTCAACCAGCGGGCTAGGTAAGAAGGTCAACAGTCGCGCGAAGTACCGCCGGGTTATACAGGACGATGACAGCGAGTCCGAAGATGAGTTCACGAGGGAAAACGCGGCGGCGcagaggtcaaagttcaagaaatGGAGCCGAGGCAACGACGCGTACGGAAATGGAGTGAAGGAAACTTGGAGTTCAGACGAGGAAACGTTCAGGTGAAACTTTTATTCTACggaatatttcttttgtgttaACTTGTGGTATTTTTGCTTTTATACATATAATTATTGAATTTCTATAGCTTACCcattgatatactagtatatattatttttcttttttatatcTTTAGTTTGTTCCCATTAATTTATTGATATTTATTGTGTAGTGTAATGATtaatgtttcattttcaaaattgcatCAAACTCTGCAATTCAGGGTGTTCTTCCCCTGCCCATGTACGTTTGGACttggtgatgataatgataataaaccaACATTCATAAACGTTTTCAGGTCTCCCGTGAAGAAGAAGTACTATGTGTACGAGTCCGATTCCGAAGAGGAGATACCGACCAACCTGCCCTGCACCGCGGCGAGTCTGCACGTGCCCGTGATCCCCGCCAGGCTTCGCATGATTACGAAATCTCCGCCGGACATCACAAGGTTTGCAAGAACTCTCTTCAACAATCATAATATTCAAATGATGATAATACTATTGGTCCTTTTAGCCTAATGGTTAGTGTGTGTGTCCTGTGGGCGggtgggcccgggttcgatccccgggagaCAGGTGACTATTCTACCCGCCTCTTGTATTTTaatggttcccacaccggccctgtgagtaatggCAAAATGTGTCCCAGGGATATCAAATTTGGAGACGAATCttagaaagaaaagggggagtagtgtaacagtggggttcaagcacctCCAACTGGCCAGTCTAACTTGTCtaagaccttttagcctagccgTAAACGTGTGCGGTTTGCCCTGCACCGCGGCGAGTCTGCACGTGCCCGTTATTCCCGCCAGGCTTCGCATGATTACGAAATCTCCGCCGGACATCACAAGGTCGGCAAGAGCtctgttcttcttcttgattttttatttatttattggttcggcatgttgccagggttacccaactagccagaggctattactaagggtgaacccatgtgcggccgactgtaggtgtttggaccatcgcacaccggggcatgcccctactctttttcgaaaggtgtggtgcgcggggtgtggctctccccaaacacgggacctccatttaacgtcctatccgagggacgtccctagacaaagctaggtactcatttacacctgagtgaagtgagggattttgtgttaagtgcctttcccaagggcacaacgtcgggtgcatgtccagacatgtctgggggagagccggaatcgaactcgggccacgctgtttggcagccctatgctctcaccattacgccacaccgacgccattCTTCTTGATCTGTTTCTgagcaacacccctcttgttggggtaagacgcccaggggagtgcgctgcgctTATTGTCCTCTGAGGTGCTGGAGCACcgcctccttgaacttgggagggTCAGTTGTCTCCGTGACCTCTTGTGGCAGTAAATTCCATTCCCTCACAGTACGAGGGTAGTAAGAATATCTGTAGCAGTCTTTGTGGAATGGTAGACTCTTAtatatgaattttggtatgagTGTCGCGATTGGCGCGGTGCAGGTGACAGATGACCTTCGACCGGTAGGTTCGACAATATCGTGCATTACATTCATGTCTATAATTCAttactagtgctgtgtacctcaACTTGTGTTCAGGCTCAGTTCCGGATTTAGATCCaaaggtacaggttcaggtccggagttATAAATCCGTACCTCAACCCATGGCAAATGTGttcaaaaaaaagatttttttctccTTGTTAAATGTAAAATCACATGTTGCCGTATATTTAACATGCAATTTGAAGACTAGACaatcagtagtaaacacaaaaaaacagcaatgttttcatatttttccagtgcaaatttcacgatctatgaaAGGCTTAAGATGGTGTTAGACAGGAGGGTATAAGCAAGGGATAGTCCGGGCTTGTTCACAGACGTTTAGTTTTTTGGAAGGACTTGAAacactgctgcaaacttaaaaccgctgcgaacactccattttcgccttagcgcgaaataaaaaccatgcgaacttttaaatgcatttacagttagtgTACTGTATTTcatgaataaaccattctctctctccctccctctctcactctctctcactctctctctttctcctctcactctctctccctcccactctctcactctctctctcagtctctctcactctctctctctttctcctctcactctctccctcccactctctctctctcactctctctttctcctctcactctctctccctcccactctctctctctcactctctctcacactcTCTCTATCTCCCTCTCACTttctcactctctccctcccactctctctctctctatctctcactctctccctccctccccctctctctctctctctccctctctcactctctccctctctctctctccctccctctcactctctctcactctctctctctctctctgtccctctccatctccctccctctccctccctctctctctccctccctctctctctctccatctctctctctccctccctccctctctctctcactctctctctctcactctctctctctctgtctctctctctctcaagcTGTTGTTACGTATGTCATTGCATGGATCAACCatcctctctctctcacaccaGGAAGGGGTACCTTCGCCAGCGCCACCAGTGGACGGACTCGGAGGTCGAGAACCTGATCAAAGGTGTCAAGAAGTACGGGCTGGGCAACTGGGCAAAGATCAAGGACAACTTCCGCTTCAACGGCCGAACAAACGTCAACCTCAAAGACAAGTGGAGGCAACTGATCAAATCTGGGGCGGTCAAGGAATTTCCCTAGAGGAATTCAATTTAGTCAGAAGctagaaataaaagttgtgatgatattggagttttctttttacacattcAACCTGTCCCTTCTAACCTCCTGACGTTTCGGTGGCTGGGATGGGCAAAGAATTTCCCTAGAGGAATTCAATTTAGTCAGAAGCTAGAAGTTATAAGACTTAGTTATGATGATATAGGAGTTtcccttttttttacacattcaaccagtcttacctgctgacatttcggtgtctggGATGGTCAAAGAATTTCTCTAGAGGAATTCAATTGAGTCAGAAGCTAAAAGTTAAATTTATGATGATATTGGAGTttcctttttacacaaccagtctCTTTTTACCTGCTGACGCTTCGGTGTcagtcagacaccttcttcagacctGGGATGGTCAAGGAATTTCTCTAGAGGAATTCAATTGAGTCAGAAGCTAAAAGTTAAATTTATGATGATATTGGAGTTTCCTTTTTACACAACCTGTCTCTTCTTACCTGCTGATGACTGACAgccagacaccttcttcagagcttctgactggagtactgcttctcaccgctataagtagccgaagtaggtggcaagaagcagtactccagtcagaagctctgaaggtgtctgacagacaccgaaacatctagcctggaatccagacctatcatagctcccgagagagtgagtgagtgagtatagCTCCCGAGTGCAGAGagagactcaggagctataataggtccgGATTCCAGGCTACGAAACATCAGGTAAGAAGTgagtggttgtgtaaaaagaaaactccaattcCCTGTGTTCTACCAACATATGTTCCCTATGTTCTACCATTATTTTCGGAtgttatgatgatattttaCCCTTGAGGTTTCTAAAAGGCATTATGAAAACCACAAGTGTTAAACTGTTGAGGTAGTTTTGAGTTTGTTCACTCAAATTTTAGTCAAAACTACCGTGCAGTCTTACTTTGTAACTGATTAGACCAATTATGTGATTCAGAGATATACTGAATATAaagctgttacagtagaaactacatgtatgaaggCACAAGTGTATATACGGTTTAGTTTTGAGCTTGTATACGTGTAGAGTTTATAGTCTACTAGTATCTTGCCATTCCAGactaactactagtatgtgtttCAGTTATTAGCtatgatacacatgtataacatcaacaGTAACCCCCACTTACCAGTTGCTAGAGGCTGTGGCCTCGGAGCACTCAAAGATTTAGCAGATGTCTGagcaaatttcatagataaaaaacatttctttttacgttgtctgtatttttttgttttttttaaatcacactTAACATCTTGCAATTGGAATATCAAGGGTAAAACTTTAGtacaattttagtcgctgcacggttgCAATGTGCCATCTAGAAGAAAGGGGGCCTTAGGGTGTAAGACGGCAATGTTCAAATTGTTTAGTTGAGTTGGTTTTGAGCTTTTACATGTAGAGATTCAACACCTTTTAGGAAAATTGTATAGTCTGTACTTGAAACTAACCAGACGTATAAGCCTTGTCATGGTTCCAAATGCTTATGCTCAGCGagatgcatcatgggtaatatgtcaaagttgaaggtgttttgtttacgtctcaggggtcttgacctttgacatgttgcCCACAATGCATACTGGTGCGCATGCACAGTTTAAACCGTGACCCAGCTTACTATGTGATTATGTAATACACTTACTAACGTCAGGATGTTATAAAGCAgtaaaaaatcattttatatTAAACCCACAAGCGTTGTGGTACCTGGACTTTTCTGAGTCACTGGTTACTGTTGGTATTTagaaaagagagaagaaaaataGATACCTGTGTGGAACAGTGCTTGATTTATCAAAAATCCTTCGGTCGTGGTCGTAGACTCTCGGCAACCCATCGGCAACCTCTCGGCCATGTTCGTAGACCCTCGGCAACCCATCGGTAGCCTCTCGGCTATGTCCGTAGGCGTTAGGAGTCACGGCGGTCTCCCGATCCTTCCACGAAGGCAGTAGGTCATTGAACCTCGCGATGTGACCGGGAAACATCCAACCCACCGTTAAAAAAcacatcaccatgacaacaaggACCCCGGCACAGGCCTTTTCGTACCCTTTCATATTCAAGCTAAGTTTCGAGCTTGTGACGGttgcaaggtggtcttgtggttaaggTTGTTGACTAAAGATCTCACACAGCAATTAGGCCATCCCATTGGATATAACGTTTAGATACGAACCTTTCATGGccgtaattccaataaaaacGCAGCGTTTCCGAAGATGTTTTcctttctattgcaagcacacacgttctgtagacaatgaaaaaatgtcatgaaaatataACCTGGGGAGCGATATCTAATGGCATTTAAAACTACAATTACCTACCAGCCGCAAGAGGCTATCTGGTGCCGAAAGAGcccgaccgcagtactcagATAAAAAAAAGCGTGtacgtccgacaatcgcttggatgccgaaactttcctgccttatcctgtcagacatgaacaaacTTTCAcctcaaatgctttgtacatcaagttggatcgatcgaaggcaatttatgatcgacTTAAACACCTGCCTTTGGGGCTCAATTATTTTTTTTAGCCCGCGGAGTAATTCAGGCATAAGaccttagaatctaaaggttttaTGTTCGAATTCCTAGCAGGCCCCTAAGCGTGTGTCCTTAGGAAATGCAGTCACTCGGATCATgtggtgtaacagaccgttaggtgtaacagaccgttcggtgtaatatgaccagctgctgccgcgccgcgtgcctgcgaagctggtgtgttacgcctaatggcggttataccggctatatagatacagatacagatgtgaaaatgagtacctatcttcGGTCAGGGACGGCCTTGTGGATGGGACGGCGgtaccgtgtttgaggagagccacacctcgaacacgttaaagaacccaccacacttatcgaaaagagcaggggtccttcccggtgtgattgGATCAACCCCTACCGTCCGCTTGTACGCAGCTTGTACCCTCTGTACAAAACTGGGGTATTATATTATAttggatgtccctgtggctcaatgacctcaattggtagcggcttcgcagttgagcctcctgtttccaattagttgtatccgggagaccccggatcgaatcccgggaagggtatccttgtcggagctgcactgtctttcggaagagacgaaaaatgggggtcccgtgttcgagggggTGCCTCGactgcgttacaacagcctcattactcacatgggtacctactggctgtcataatacaacctggtgaattattaCACCTTAGCGAAAACCGGGTCACCATGCGAACCCAGCTGTAATTTGGAACCCTAAAGGTTACAGGGCCAAGCCACCCGTACAGGTAAGGACACACCAAATGTACTGAAACAGGGGGGCGTCGCCCATATATCAACTATCTGTGCATGCATGAaagtacagtgtacatgtactaatagaAAAGGATATACACATGTGGCAAAGTATGAGTTCTTCGAGGGTGTACACAGCGAAGTTTCGAACACACTACGCCCGGGAGTAAAAATATGTATTCAGACTGATCCCCCCCATGGAACACCTAACATCACCCAATCCCACTTCTACTATTTAGCCTGATCAGATGGAGATAACGCAGTCGTCCGACCGGTGTTTTTGTGTCGTTTTGAATGTCTGTACTGCACACTCGAGCTCGGTGAACTCGCCATGGAGCACTTCTTTACGTCCCGTCCTTAAAGCCGGAGTCACTGGACACTTGGACTCAATAtgggccagtaaaattgtgaatttctgctacttttccacagttcc
This genomic window contains:
- the LOC136421622 gene encoding telomeric repeat-binding factor 2-like, whose translation is MAESVNPEDAVANGWILEFVCYTTWKEFVAGDDCFYQGRDFLQGLLARSVESSPERQRRVKLIQLLCRLADGRDHGIRYDEDGDITALESSLPIFDALVETADLPADQVAHARGLMKVQSVLVCCRDNDFEAAEEVFQRVWPAGSKQSAKDKKLRTEVNAVLKSRNPHHPVIQNRCPYDQFLQIMADFLQPIVDDFNSPFLLKAAQRVVRDRIKAADSTESEVLESESDSDAYETPSENETHPEGEEFVFRSRRLLRECFMVMAKEERSSAEWRKDIVDYDYSNLARDLSQTQDATASKSTVRRSPRKHRPTEEEEKSEPEASNNDKTTSQSRPKEMQTQAKASKSTVRTSPRKHKQTEEEEMSEPEASKAKSRPKKQTASEGTTAQGLIPSDSERKHRQTEEEETPEPEATKSLRQPKKQTASEGATAQGLIPLPEELTNRLTNGQTEKRKHRDSEEDWHRDPVMNDQPSTSGLGKKVNSRAKYRRVIQDDDSESEDEFTRENAAAQRSKFKKWSRGNDAYGNGVKETWSSDEETFRSPVKKKYYVYESDSEEEIPTNLPCTAASLHVPVIPARLRMITKSPPDITRKGYLRQRHQWTDSEVENLIKGVKKYGLGNWAKIKDNFRFNGRTNVNLKDKWRQLIKSGAVKEFP